TTACCCAGTCAGGCAATTCGGTTTTCCATTGCTCTATACCCATCTCACGCAGTACATCCTCAGTGGGCACAGTGCCACTTTTACTGGTAATGGCCGTTCTCAACAGAACGGAGGAAACCGGTTGTCCTTTTACCCACATGGACTGCGCCACATAGGACCAGCGGCCTTCCATGCCCAACAGCTGAGTTCGCATGGTTACCCGGTCAAACATTCTGACCCGACGCCTGTAACGAACAGAACTGCCTGCGACCACAAATCCCCAGCGATTTTTTCTCAGTACAGCAGACAAGCCTGTTCGGATAGACAAATCAAAGCGGCCAATATCGTATAAAGTCAGCACGCGGCCATTATTGACTTCCATAAACATATCCAGATCCAATGGCTGGCACCGAAAGGTGGTTTCACAAACACCATCAGCAGGGACGGGCGGAGCAAATCGCGCTTTGATACTTGACGTCAGAAGACGTATAAAAGGGTACATAAAATCCTTTTTGATAATCTATTTATTAGAAGTTATAAAAATAGCGGTTGATTATCAGCCGTTCCAAGTTCACCAGAGAAACGAGACTTTTGCAACGCAGGAAAGAAGGGAAAACAAGGTTTTGAGGAAAGGTACAAAAAATAAACCCGCCAATTCCTTGGCAGGTTGTATCACATCCATGTGATGAGTGCTGTCCTTGCAATTACAAGATAACAATACCGGGATCAGACGAGCTATAGGCAGATGACAGTACTGCCTGTGAGAAATATCCTACAAAATGCTTATCCATTCAAATTCTTACTGAATCCCGGCAGACTTATCCACTACCTGGTTATCAATAATGACTTTTTCAGAAAGAATACTGGAGATTTCATCCGAATCCTCCGTGCCATTCTGAATCACAATACGGGTCACGGAGCCTGCGCTGTCGTCTTTATCAAAGTCATAGCCTTCAGGAAACACCGGTTCATTGCCCATTGGTTCCTGGAACATAACGGTTTCCTCAACAACCGCTTCTGCTGGCAACTCCGTCGCAGCCTCTTTGTTGTCATCCGGCAATAGAAACAGACCGGTGACAATTGCACCAATGCCCACTGCCAGACCTGCACCCCAAAGTACTTCCTTTCTCATATCAAACCTCAAGCCGAAAACGTTGCGACGACTTTATGGGCATACCTTACCAAAACCAGTCCCGAGTCATCTAATTAGGGTTTACAACCATAACCGTTTATACTGGTGCTGTTAACTGATCTGTTACCAATAATCATAAAAGAAACAACCGGAGTGCTGATGACCGACAACACTTCCTTTAGCCTGAGCTGTGTAGTACCCGTGTATAACGAAGGACCGGTCATTGCACAATTTCTGGAAGCGCTACAGGAACGGCTACAGGGAATCACGCCGGATTACGAGATTATCGTGGTGGACGACGGCAGCCAGGACAACACTGTCCAGCTGGTAGAAGGCTATTGCGACGGGCAACATATCAAGCTGCTTGAACTCTCCCGCAACTTTGGCAAGGAAACCGCGCTGACAGCAGGTATTGATGCCACAGACAGCGATGCTGTTATTCTGATCGATGCCGATTTTCAACACCCTCTGGACATGATTTCGGTCTTTGTCGATTACTGGCGGCAAGGCTATCAGATGGTCTACGGGATTCGTCAGGACAGAGACAACGAATCCTATCTCAAGAAAAAAGGTGCTCAACTCTTTTATCAGATCATGCACTACAGTACGGGAATAAATGTGCCTGCTCACGCCGGTGATTTCCGACTGATGGATCGCAAGGTGATTGAAGCCCTCAAATCCATGCCCGAACGCAACCGGTTTATGAAAGGCATCTACGCCTGGGTCGGGTACAAAACCATCGGACTGCCTTTTCAGGTTCAGGATCGTATGGCCGGGGAATCCGGTTGGGGGTTTGCCAAACTGACCAGTCTCGCCTTATCCGGCATTACTGCATTTACCACGTTACCATTGAGAATTGTGGGCGGACTGGGTCTGCTGATCTCGATTATCTCGGTGTTTTACGCCTTTTTCATTATATTCAGGACGCTTTTTCTCGGCACTCCTCTGCCCGGTTGGCCAACCGTCATCGTTGCCATTACGTTTATCGGAGGTATACAACTGCTGTCTCTCTGGGTGCTGGGGGAATACATCGCCGGTATATTCAATGAAGTCAAACAACGACCCAAATATCTGATTCAACGACAAATTGGTTTTAATAAAAAACAGTAACACGACGACAACGGTCATTCATGCAGATCATTAAGTTTACCGTGGTAGGGGCCTTTGCGGCGTTGGTTCACCTGATCACACTCTGGCTGGGTGTGAACTTTCTGGCACTGGACCCTGTGATTGGCAATATCATTGCTTTTGTCTTTGCTTTTACAGCCAGCTTTTGCGGTCAAAGCCTGTGGACATTTAATCACAAATCCCATAATCCCTCGGCTGCACTGCGCTACCTGATGGTACAGTTACTTTGCAGCTTCTTACTGAATCAGTCTTTCTATACGTTGCTGATTGTTTACACATCGCTGCATTATCTGGTGTCCAGTTTTATTGTCCTGATCACTATTCCTGTTATCACCTTTACTCTCAGCAAATACTGGGCGTTTCGATGAAAAAGCTGACTCTTTGCGCAGACGACTATGGTATGCACCCTCAGGTATCGAGAGCAATTGTTGAACTGATTCAACAACAGCGAGTTCAGGCCACCAGCTGCCTGGTAACTTCAGATTACTGGCAAGAGTCTGTTCATTTTGTCAACGATATCCGAACTCAGGCTGATATCGGCCTGCACCTGAACTTTACCGAAGGTAGCGGCCTCAGTAATGCCTTTGTTAATGGTCTGCCCGGTCTGGGAAAAATGCTGGCACTCAGTCATCTGCGCCTGCTGAATACCGGTCATCTGGTGGAAGAAATTTCTGCACAGTTTGAAGCCTTTACCTCGGCAACTGGTTTTTTTCCTGATTTTATCGACGGTCATCAGCATGTACATCATTTGCCTCAGGTTCGCGACGCCCTGCTGAAAGTGATCAGTCGTTATTCCTTATCTGAACGTTTTTGGGTTCGAAGTGCTTATCCAATGGTATCTGCAACGTCAGACTTAAAAGCCCAAATTATTGTAGGCAGTGGTGCCAAGGCATTTTCCAGACAACTGCAAAGCAATAGCATTCATCATAATTCATCGTTTGCGGGTGTATATTCCCTGACACCCAACCAGCCTTTCAGACAGTACATGCGACAATGGATGCATCATTTGCAACACTATGGATTGGTGATGTGCCACCCTGCACGCGCGGCCAGTCCGGGTCAGTTTGACCACTCCAGAACCCGGCTGCAGGAATATAACTACCTTAAAAGTCAAGAGTTCATTGCTGACTGCAGAGAAAACACCATTAAGCTTGTGAGGTTTTCAATAAACCATGGATCACCCGCATCCTGATGCCAATGATACGCTGAAACACCCTTTACGATGGCTCGGTCTCCTTTGCCTGTTTCAGATTACCCTGTGGACACTGGCTCCCAACTGGGTTCGGCACACACTTAATTCCGACACGCTGGAAGGCATCACCTGGGGCAACCTCTGGCAATGGGGTTACGACAAACACCCGCCACTGGCGGCCTGGATAACAGCCCTGTTTGCCCGGTTGAGTGAAACTTCAGACCTTCCGGTCTACTTTCTGGCGCAGTTGTCCATTGTTATTGTTTTTATTGCTGTATGGCGGCTGGCCAGAGAATATCTACCCACCCATGGCGCACTACTGGCTGTTTTTTTATTACAGGGTGTTTTGTTTTATAGCAACCGGATAGAAAGGGTAACACCCGACACCATTCAGGGTCCTGTCTGGGCGCTGCTGGCACTGACCTTTTATTTTGCGGTCACTCGTGAATCGCTCAAATACTGGTTATTAACCGGCGTTTTGGCAGGTCTTGCGATTTTGGCAAAGTATCAGGCTGCCGTTTTGTTTCTGCCTCTTTTGGTGGTGTTGTTCATTACCAAAGAAGGCATAAGCAACCTGAAAACAGCAGGCCCATGGCTGGGCGGAGTCGTTGCCGCCCTGATTGCTTTACCGCACGTACATTGGCTGATGGAGAATGACTTTGCAGCGGTTGGTTATCTGGAAGACACTTACGTTAATAATCCTGATATTCAATCCAGTTCGCGCTTTTATTACCCGCTATCCTTCACCATCAACAGTTTTAACAACATTATTCCCCTGTTGCTGCTATGCATTCCCCTTTACTGCGCCAGAACGCAAGACAGCCACTACAGCGCATTCAAATCCCGTTTTCTTACGGCTATTGCACTGGGACCGTTTGTGCTGACTCTATTGTTTGGGCTAGTAACCGGAGAAAAGCTGATCCCCCGCTGGGCAACCCCTTACTTCGCCTGGCTACCACTGTTTCTTCTGGTCAGGTTGCAGCCCGAAATACCCTACAAACGATTCAAAACCCTCGTTGTCTGCTGCTTAGCACTTGGTCTCACTTTCTGTGCCTTAAGAACCGGTTATCAGTACTATAAGCCCTTATATAAAGAACGGTTCTGGGAATCAGACGAATACATGCCTGCCCGCGAAGAGATGGCCTACGCCGAAAAACTCTGGCAGAAGCATCACGATTACCCAATGCCTTATTTGGGCGGATTACATTACCACATCGCCGAACTGGCAGCCTACAGCCAGTATGACCCGATCCCCTTTTTTGGACTGAATCCTGCTGAAAGCCTGTGGATGGATCCTGCCGACTTTCGTACCAAGGGTGGTATGATTCTGATACGTCATGGCCGAAAGAAAACAGGAGAAGTACAGGAACGTTTAAAGAGCAATTACCCTGAAGCCATTTATATAGGCAGCCATAACTTCAAACCTGTCAGCCGTCTGGATGTAGAGCCACCGATAGAATTCACAACAGATTACTATCTGCTGGAACCTGAGCCAGACAAAGAAATGCCTTAACAAAAAAGCCGCTCCATGCTGAATAGCAAAGAGCGGCTTTATAGAATCTGACGCACTAACGCTTACTGAACGCGCACCACACGGCTGGTTGTGCCTTGGGTCAGAACCTTCACCCGATCACCGGCGTTAAAAGTCGCAGCAGGATCATGCTGCTGAACCACAGAGACATAAGAACCATCTTCCAAACGCACAGTAATTTCAATGCCCTGTTTGGTGGTGAGCTTTTTCTCGGCCATATTACCGAGTACACCGCCAGCCACAGCACCGGCAATACCACCAATAATGCCTTCATTGCGCCCACCAATCTGGGAACCCAGAACGGCACCGGTTGCACCGCCCGCCAGTGTACCCACTTCACCCTCAGTGCCTTGAAGTTTTACAAAACGGGCTTCAGCCACTGTGCCAAAACGGACAACCTGCATCTGTCTCGCTTCACCACTGGAATAAGTGGTACCCGTCAAATCGGACATACAGCCGGTCAGCGAAACGGCAACAAGGACAGCAAGGCCAGCCTGTTTGATTTTGTTTGTCATAAATGTCATCTCCTGCATCATCCTTTATTGCCAACCGCTCAGGGTATGATGTTTAGTGTTAAAAAAGGAGCGGCCTTTTATACCAATTCCATCTTCTAAACATGAATTGCGCAGCCATTCC
Above is a window of Endozoicomonas montiporae CL-33 DNA encoding:
- a CDS encoding acyl-CoA thioesterase; the protein is MYPFIRLLTSSIKARFAPPVPADGVCETTFRCQPLDLDMFMEVNNGRVLTLYDIGRFDLSIRTGLSAVLRKNRWGFVVAGSSVRYRRRVRMFDRVTMRTQLLGMEGRWSYVAQSMWVKGQPVSSVLLRTAITSKSGTVPTEDVLREMGIEQWKTELPDWVKAWAEGDALRPWPPEP
- a CDS encoding glycosyltransferase family 2 protein; the encoded protein is MTDNTSFSLSCVVPVYNEGPVIAQFLEALQERLQGITPDYEIIVVDDGSQDNTVQLVEGYCDGQHIKLLELSRNFGKETALTAGIDATDSDAVILIDADFQHPLDMISVFVDYWRQGYQMVYGIRQDRDNESYLKKKGAQLFYQIMHYSTGINVPAHAGDFRLMDRKVIEALKSMPERNRFMKGIYAWVGYKTIGLPFQVQDRMAGESGWGFAKLTSLALSGITAFTTLPLRIVGGLGLLISIISVFYAFFIIFRTLFLGTPLPGWPTVIVAITFIGGIQLLSLWVLGEYIAGIFNEVKQRPKYLIQRQIGFNKKQ
- a CDS encoding GtrA family protein yields the protein MQIIKFTVVGAFAALVHLITLWLGVNFLALDPVIGNIIAFVFAFTASFCGQSLWTFNHKSHNPSAALRYLMVQLLCSFLLNQSFYTLLIVYTSLHYLVSSFIVLITIPVITFTLSKYWAFR
- a CDS encoding ChbG/HpnK family deacetylase, coding for MKKLTLCADDYGMHPQVSRAIVELIQQQRVQATSCLVTSDYWQESVHFVNDIRTQADIGLHLNFTEGSGLSNAFVNGLPGLGKMLALSHLRLLNTGHLVEEISAQFEAFTSATGFFPDFIDGHQHVHHLPQVRDALLKVISRYSLSERFWVRSAYPMVSATSDLKAQIIVGSGAKAFSRQLQSNSIHHNSSFAGVYSLTPNQPFRQYMRQWMHHLQHYGLVMCHPARAASPGQFDHSRTRLQEYNYLKSQEFIADCRENTIKLVRFSINHGSPAS
- a CDS encoding glycosyltransferase family 39 protein — its product is MDHPHPDANDTLKHPLRWLGLLCLFQITLWTLAPNWVRHTLNSDTLEGITWGNLWQWGYDKHPPLAAWITALFARLSETSDLPVYFLAQLSIVIVFIAVWRLAREYLPTHGALLAVFLLQGVLFYSNRIERVTPDTIQGPVWALLALTFYFAVTRESLKYWLLTGVLAGLAILAKYQAAVLFLPLLVVLFITKEGISNLKTAGPWLGGVVAALIALPHVHWLMENDFAAVGYLEDTYVNNPDIQSSSRFYYPLSFTINSFNNIIPLLLLCIPLYCARTQDSHYSAFKSRFLTAIALGPFVLTLLFGLVTGEKLIPRWATPYFAWLPLFLLVRLQPEIPYKRFKTLVVCCLALGLTFCALRTGYQYYKPLYKERFWESDEYMPAREEMAYAEKLWQKHHDYPMPYLGGLHYHIAELAAYSQYDPIPFFGLNPAESLWMDPADFRTKGGMILIRHGRKKTGEVQERLKSNYPEAIYIGSHNFKPVSRLDVEPPIEFTTDYYLLEPEPDKEMP
- a CDS encoding glycine zipper 2TM domain-containing protein, whose amino-acid sequence is MTNKIKQAGLAVLVAVSLTGCMSDLTGTTYSSGEARQMQVVRFGTVAEARFVKLQGTEGEVGTLAGGATGAVLGSQIGGRNEGIIGGIAGAVAGGVLGNMAEKKLTTKQGIEITVRLEDGSYVSVVQQHDPAATFNAGDRVKVLTQGTTSRVVRVQ